In Anopheles gambiae chromosome 2, idAnoGambNW_F1_1, whole genome shotgun sequence, a single window of DNA contains:
- the LOC1273991 gene encoding uncharacterized protein LOC1273991 translates to MCAMYESDLHFDDLPFELVCEIFDYLPLRDVKTASSVCQRWNAIIFSEVYIHRFQLQLNLDYSLPVLKQMAQLLEASDREYYSVVLRANLGSPLTDARLRIVKLMVRLLASRSESLYFNMADFRIESCVSERLLRGRKLQVIDTRAKYIPLGMGLKESMLAAICEYAVELVDLVIAEMNINNPKALVPLSSLKHLKLLLISDYYPYVKPPEPPINLPGLENLSLIKVTDESCHYFRVDNLKRFFIHSTGTDAPRTMDFITQNITQVSRLCLHFTARSIQAEMIFGWLDRFPNLLALELAGVALPGDVLKQLSPANRLQKLIFVSCHLETLQLDGLLEKLAKLRLLCFDGCSLFHKQSGFHPVHYDDIEGLRQRLPHCRIMLDYD, encoded by the exons ATGTGCGCTATGTACGAAAGTGATCTCCATTTCGATGATCTTCCTTTCGAG TTGGTTTGCGAAATATTTGACTATCTGCCCCTGCGGGATGTCAAAACGGCCTCGTCCGTGTGCCAGCGCTGGAATGCCATCATCTTCTCCGAGGTGTACATTCACCGGTTTCAGCTGCAGCTAAATCTCGACTACTCCCTCCCCGTGCTGAAGCAGATGGCCCAGCTGCTCGAGGCTAGTGACCGCGAGTACTACAGCGTAGTGCTGCGGGCCAACCTTGGCAGCCCGCTGACGGACGCACGGTTGCGAATAGTGAAGCTGATGGTACGTCTGTTGGCGTCTCGCTCCGAGTCGCTGTACTTTAACATGGCTGACTTTAGAATAGAGTCGTGCGTTTCCGAACGGTTGTTGAGGGGCCGCAAGCTACAGGTCATCGACACCCGGGCCAAGTACATACCGCTCGGGATGGGCTTGAAGGAGTCGATGCTGGCCGCAATCTGCGAGTATGCGGTCGAGCTGGTGGATCTGGTTATTGCCGAGATGAACATCAACAACCCGAAAGCGCTCGTACCGCTGTCCTCGCTCAAGCacctgaagctgctgctgatcaGTGACTACTACCCGTACGTGAAACCGCCGGAACCGCCAATCAATCTGCCGGGCCTCGAGAACCTGTCACTGATCAAGGTGACAGACGAATCGTGCCACTACTTTCGGGTGGACAACCTGAAGCGCTTCTTCATCCACTCTACCGGCACGGATGCACCGCGCACGATGGACTTTATTACGCAGAACATAACGCAAGTGAGCCGGCTGTGTTTACACTTTACCGCACGCTCCATTCAGGCCGAGATGATCTTTGGGTGGTTGGATCGATTCCCGAACCTGCTGGCATTGGAGCTCGCAGGCGTGGCACTACCCGGAGATGTTCTGAAGCAGCTCAGCCCGGCTAATCGTTTGCAGAAGCTTATCTTTGTGTCCTGTCATTTGGAGACGCTGCAGCTGGACGGTTTACTGGAGAAGCTGGCCAAGCTGCGGTTGCTGTGCTTCGATGGATGCTCCCTGTTCCACAAGCAGTCGGGTTTCCATCCCGTCCATTACGACGACATTGAGGGACTCCGGCAGCGACTACCACACTGTCGGATCATGCTGGACTACGATTGA